In a single window of the Gadus macrocephalus chromosome 6, ASM3116895v1 genome:
- the LOC132460133 gene encoding putative uncharacterized protein FLJ46204 — THTHTHTHTHTHTHTHTHTHTHTRVHTHTHTHTYTRTHVHTHTHTHTHTHTYTHTRTHTHAHTYTHTHTYTRTYTHTHTHTHTHTPTHTHTRTHTHTHTYTRTHTHTHTRTRVHTYTHTHTHTHVHTRTHTYTHTHTHTHTRTHTHTHTHTHTHVHTRTHTHTHTHTHTHTHTHTHVHTYTHTHTPTHTHTHTHTHTHTHTHVHTRTHTYTHTHTHTHTHTHVHTYTHTHTPTHTHTHTHTHTHTYTHVHTRTHTHTHTHTHTHTHTHTHTHAHTTLDLKSNVNCKLYSMHIRSTSYSNP, encoded by the coding sequence acacacacacacacacacacacacacacacacacacacacacacacacacacacacacacacacacacacgcgtacacacacacacacacacacacacgtacacgcgtacacacgtacacacacacacacacacacacacacacacacacacgtacacacacacacgtacacacacacacgcacacacgtacacacacacacacacgtacacacgtacgtacacacacacacacacacacacacacacacacacacccacacacacacacacacgcacacacacacacacacacacgtacacacgtacacacacacacacacacacacgtacacgcgtacacacgtacacacacacacacacacacacacacgtacacacacgtacacacacgtacacacacacacacacacacacacacacacgtacacacacacacacacacacacacacacacacacacgtacacacacgtacacacacacacacacacacacacacccacacacacacacacacacacacacacgtacacacgtacacacacacacacacacccacacacacacacacacacacacacacacacacacacacacacacacacgtacacacacgtacacacacgtacacacacacacacacacacacacacacacacacacacgtacacacgtacacacacacacacacacccacacacacacacacacacacacacacacacacacacacgtacacacacgtacacacacgtacacacacacacacacacacacacacacacacacacacacacacacacacacacacacacgcacacaccacactagACCTCAAATCCAATGTCAATTGTAAACTATATAGCATGCATATCCGCTCAACCAGCTATTCAAACCCTTAA
- the cmtm8b gene encoding CKLF-like MARVEL transmembrane domain-containing protein 8b, protein MPNTLLIKAPLYRRRSLFPGYTVLPTLQTEKPVSWDDGRAKPRQRGLPLLEEPPRAPTETLCTPSMEGAAVAPPGRSPGPSPPDNYPSMSSTLAFDQHLAASPKGLLLLAEMTGGLLVWVLIGGTEYSSVPALGWVMFVAILCWVLTIGLFIVFLSRAHIRATWVPWNKVSVCFNGSATVLYLVNAAVSTASVSRATRGRHNYNCWASSALFAFLTTLCYAGSSWLGYRVWRAGGEEQ, encoded by the exons ATGCCAA ATACTCTCCTCATCAAGGCCCCACTCTACAGACGGAGAAGCCTGTTTCCTGGGTACACCGTCCTCCCCACCCTACAGACGGAGAAGCCTGTTTCCTGG GACGACGGACGAGCCAAGCCCCGGCAGCGAGGGCTTCCTCTACTGGAGGAGCCGCCCCGCGCCCCGACAGAGACCCTCTGCACACCCAGCATGGAGGGAGCCGCAGTGGCCCCCCCCGGGCGGTCCCCGGGCCCCTCACCACCGGACAACTACCCCTCCATGTCCTCCACCCTGGCCTTCGATCAGCACCTGGCGGCCAGCCCCAAAGGACTGCTGCTCCTGGCCGAGATG ACGGGCGGTCTTCTGGTCTGGGTTCTGATCGGCGGGACGGAGTACTCCAGCGTTCCTGCGTTGGGCTGGGTGATGTTTGTGGCCATCCTCTGCTGGGTTCTCACCATCGGCCTCTTCATCGTCTTCCTCAGCCGGGCTCACATCAGGGCTACATGGGTCCCGTGGAACAAAGTG TCTGTGTGTTTTAATGGCAGTGCCACTGTGCTGTATCTGGTGAACGCAGCAGTAAGCACGGCGTCAGTCAGCagagccaccagggggcgccacAACTACAATTGCTGGGCATCATCTGCG CTCTTTGCGTTCCTGACGACACTGTGCTATGCAGGAAGTAGCTGGCTCGGCTACAGGGTCTGGAGAGCCGGCGGAGAGGAGCAGTAG
- the LOC132460135 gene encoding sialic acid-binding Ig-like lectin 14 isoform X2: protein MLSILLFAAAWVACLAKLLDEKMTGSWRLFLLCSLLQGAGCNAAKFEALMPASVTTLSGSCVTVPCSFTLEDGYKDKLHPGCIPIWQKDQITISATTFRGNLTAYNCTTTFNNVLEDNVQYCFRIECGNPLNYTFKENPVTIQIKGLPDAPRLTPPKEPVVEGTPVELGCSAPSYCDTHPPTVTWTPALGLSTQLQQNDTVTSTLTFNASHLHHGNNVSCTAAYYIPSGNKTVTSTRYQLSILFAPRNTSAVGSPCLPARVGGCLNLTCTSHANPAVSAVTWYRIHGEHILKIGTGSSLSVQLWNANYVFFCEARNEIGTEKSDVYKIDIQANEYYSYSPALGSGRGTPFVTSGEGSITGVKVWEHPGNYIAGLQLRYGTRWDRLIGRAVHAPLRLDLFEGETITQVSGKYHTSHYIYQLIFGTSSGRSLIAGQPVLKSFNFYPEHEEAELRILSGRFDGGGITSLGAHWGLAPEGYGNSTS, encoded by the exons ATGCTCTCTATCCTTTTGTTCGCTGCGGCTTGGGTTGCCTGCCTGGCAAAAC TTCTGGATGAGAAGATGACTGGATCCTGGAGACTATTTCTGCTCTGTAGTCTCCTGCAAG gtgctgggTGCAACGCTGCAAAATTTGAGGCCCTAATGCCAGCAAGTGTTACGACACTCAGTGGATCCTGTGTTACCGTTCCTTGTTCCTTCACCTTGGAGGACGGGTATAAAGACAAGCTACATCCTGGATGCATACCAATATGGCAAAAAGATCAAATAACTATCAGTGCTACAACATTCAGGGGAAATCTAACAGCGTACAACTGTACTACAACATTCAATAACGTACTTGAAGACAATGTTCAATATTGTTTTAGAATTGAATGTGGAAATCCATTAAATTATACTTTTAAAGAAAACCCAGTGACCATCCAGATCAAGG GACTCCCTGATGCACCTCGTTTGACCCCCCCCAAGGAGCCGGTGGTGGAGGGGACTCCTGTGGAGCTGGGGTGCTCTGCCCCGTCCTACTGTGACACCCACCCCCCAACTGTGACGTGGACCCCCGCCCTGGGGCTCAGCACCCAGCTCCAGCAGAACGATACCGTGACCTCCACTCTGACCTTCAacgcctcccacctccaccatggAAACAATGTCTCCTGCACTGCGGCGTACTACATACCATCTGGGAACAAAACTGTGACGTCTACGAGATACCAACTCAGTATCTTAT TTGCCCCCAGGAACACCTCTGCTGTCGGCAGCCCGTGTCTTCCAGCCAGAGTGGGAGGCTGCCTCAACCTGACCTGCACCAGTCATGCTAACCCTGCTGTCAGCGCGGTCACCTGGTACCGAATACACGGAGAACACATCCTTAAGATCGGGACTGGATCTTCTCTGTCCGTCCAGCTGTGGAACGCCAATTACGTTTTCTTCTGTGAGGCCAGGAATGAAATTGGCACGGAAAAGTCTGATGTCTACAAGATCGACATTCAAG CCAATGAGTACTACTCCTACTCTCCAGCCCTTGGATCCGGTCGTGGAACTCCCTTCGTGACCTCAGGAGAAGGAAGCATCACAGGCGTGAAAGTCTGGGAGCACCCTGGAAATTACATTGCTGG TTTGCAGTTGCGTTACGGCACCAGGTGGGACCGTCTCATTGGTCGCGCTGTCCACGCCCCACTGAGATTGGACCTATTTGAAGGAGAGACCATTACTCAG GTGTCTGGAAAATACCACACATCCCACTACATCTATCAGTTGATTTTTGGGACAAGCAGCGGACGTTCTCTCATCGCAGGCCAGCCAGTTCTG AAGTCCTTCAACTTTTACCCCGAGCATGAAGAGGCAGAGCTTCGGATTTTGAGTGGGCGGTTCGATGGCGGTGGGATAACATCGCTGGGAGCCCATTGGGGCTTAGCCCCGGAGGGTTATGGAAATAGTACTTCCTAA
- the LOC132460135 gene encoding sialic acid-binding Ig-like lectin 14 isoform X1 codes for MLSVLLFAAAWVACLAKLLDEKMTGSWRLFLLCSLLQGAGCNAAKFEALMPASVTTLSGSCVTVPCSFTLEDGYKDKLHPGCIPIWQKDQITISATTFRGNLTAYNCTTTFNNVLEDNVQYCFRIECGNPLNYTFKENPVTIQIKGLPDAPRLTPPKEPVVEGTPVELGCSAPSYCDTHPPTVTWTPALGLSTQLQQNDTVTSTLTFNASHLHHGNNVSCTAAYYIPSGNKTVTSTRYQLSILFAPRNTSAVGSPCLPARVGGCLNLTCTSHANPAVSAVTWYRIHGEHILKIGTGSSLSVQLWNANYVFFCEARNEIGTEKSDVYKIDIQANEYYSYSPALGSGRGTPFVTSGEGSITGVKVWEHPGNYIAGLQLRYGTRWDRLIGRAVHAPLRLDLFEGETITQVSGKYHTSHYIYQLIFGTSSGRSLIAGQPVLKSFNFYPEHEEAELRILSGRFDGGGITSLGAHWGLAPEGYGNSTS; via the exons ATGCTCTCTGTCCTGTTGTTTGCGGCGGCTTGGGTTGCCTGCCTGGCAAAAC TTCTGGATGAGAAGATGACTGGATCCTGGAGACTATTTCTGCTCTGTAGTCTCCTGCAAG gtgctgggTGCAACGCTGCAAAATTTGAGGCCCTAATGCCAGCAAGTGTTACGACACTCAGTGGATCCTGTGTTACCGTTCCTTGTTCCTTCACCTTGGAGGACGGGTATAAAGACAAGCTACATCCTGGATGCATACCAATATGGCAAAAAGATCAAATAACTATCAGTGCTACAACATTCAGGGGAAATCTAACAGCGTACAACTGTACTACAACATTCAATAACGTACTTGAAGACAATGTTCAATATTGTTTTAGAATTGAATGTGGAAATCCATTAAATTATACTTTTAAAGAAAACCCAGTGACCATCCAGATCAAGG GACTCCCTGATGCACCTCGTTTGACCCCCCCCAAGGAGCCGGTGGTGGAGGGGACTCCTGTGGAGCTGGGGTGCTCTGCCCCGTCCTACTGTGACACCCACCCCCCAACTGTGACGTGGACCCCCGCCCTGGGGCTCAGCACCCAGCTCCAGCAGAACGATACCGTGACCTCCACTCTGACCTTCAacgcctcccacctccaccatggAAACAATGTCTCCTGCACTGCGGCGTACTACATACCATCTGGGAACAAAACTGTGACGTCTACGAGATACCAACTCAGTATCTTAT TTGCCCCCAGGAACACCTCTGCTGTCGGCAGCCCGTGTCTTCCAGCCAGAGTGGGAGGCTGCCTCAACCTGACCTGCACCAGTCATGCTAACCCTGCTGTCAGCGCGGTCACCTGGTACCGAATACACGGAGAACACATCCTTAAGATCGGGACTGGATCTTCTCTGTCCGTCCAGCTGTGGAACGCCAATTACGTTTTCTTCTGTGAGGCCAGGAATGAAATTGGCACGGAAAAGTCTGATGTCTACAAGATCGACATTCAAG CCAATGAGTACTACTCCTACTCTCCAGCCCTTGGATCCGGTCGTGGAACTCCCTTCGTGACCTCAGGAGAAGGAAGCATCACAGGCGTGAAAGTCTGGGAGCACCCTGGAAATTACATTGCTGG TTTGCAGTTGCGTTACGGCACCAGGTGGGACCGTCTCATTGGTCGCGCTGTCCACGCCCCACTGAGATTGGACCTATTTGAAGGAGAGACCATTACTCAG GTGTCTGGAAAATACCACACATCCCACTACATCTATCAGTTGATTTTTGGGACAAGCAGCGGACGTTCTCTCATCGCAGGCCAGCCAGTTCTG AAGTCCTTCAACTTTTACCCCGAGCATGAAGAGGCAGAGCTTCGGATTTTGAGTGGGCGGTTCGATGGCGGTGGGATAACATCGCTGGGAGCCCATTGGGGCTTAGCCCCGGAGGGTTATGGAAATAGTACTTCCTAA